One window from the genome of Leptospira wolffii serovar Khorat str. Khorat-H2 encodes:
- a CDS encoding SRPBCC family protein, translating to MNSEKITIQATIAAEIKKVWDYYTNPSHIVNWNFATDDWHCPWAKNDMRPGGKYSARMEAKDGSFGFEFGAIYDSIADHKNFTYTMGDERQVTVTFEDKGDKTHVTVTFDPENQNPIEMQRGGWQAILDNFAKYTEAN from the coding sequence ATGAATTCCGAGAAAATCACAATTCAAGCTACGATTGCTGCAGAGATCAAAAAGGTTTGGGACTACTACACCAATCCTTCTCATATTGTTAACTGGAATTTTGCCACCGACGATTGGCATTGTCCTTGGGCCAAGAACGATATGAGACCGGGCGGCAAGTATAGCGCAAGAATGGAGGCCAAAGACGGAAGTTTTGGATTCGAGTTTGGAGCAATCTATGATTCAATCGCCGATCACAAAAACTTCACATACACGATGGGAGATGAAAGACAGGTAACTGTCACCTTTGAGGATAAGGGCGATAAAACCCATGTAACGGTTACCTTCGATCCGGAAAACCAGAATCCTATCGAGATGCAAAGAGGGGGCTGGCAGGCCATACTGGATAACTTCGCGAAATATACCGAAGCGAACTGA